Proteins encoded in a region of the Podarcis muralis chromosome 6, rPodMur119.hap1.1, whole genome shotgun sequence genome:
- the LOC114598214 gene encoding very long-chain specific acyl-CoA dehydrogenase, mitochondrial-like has translation MGARSGSGEGQIRIRTPPPGWPGGLPRALLTPLGSSNGGTAEIFTVFAKTRVKDVTTGEEKDKISAFIVERAFKGVTSGPPEQKMGIKCSNTAEVHFDGVQVPAENLLGGLGRGFQVAMHILNNGRFGMASALAGTMRGVLRKAVEHAANRRQFGSALSSFGTIQEKLARMAMLLYVTEAMAYVLSANMDMKVPDYRLEAAISKIFASEAAWTVTDEAIQILGGMGYMKETGVEKVLRDLRIFRIFEGTNDILRLFVALGGMKYAGEELQRLQKSLSNPVGKVEALCKEIVMRAKRKVGLPSGLSLQGDVHPDLEDCATLVTKAIDLFGEAVESLLLKYGAAVADQQFHLKRVADSAIDIYAMAVALSRASRSLLLKQPAAQHEELLCRTWCHEASSGVGGGPP, from the exons ATGGGGGCAAGATCTGGATCAGGTGAGGGACAGATCCGgatcaggaccccccccccagggtggcCCGGCGGGCTTCCCCGCGCCCTCCTGACTCCTCTCGGTTCCAGCAACGGCGGCACCGCCGAGATCTTCACGGTCTTCGCCAAGACGCGCGTCAAGGACGTGACGACGGGCGAGGAGAAGGACAAGATCTCGGCCTTCATCGTCGAGAGGGCCTTCAAGGGCGTCACCAG CGGCCCCCCGGAGCAGAAGATGGGCATCAAGTGCTCCAACACGGCCGAGGTGCACTTCGACGGCGTGCAGGTGCCGGCGGAGAACCTGCTGGGCGGCCTGGGGCGCGGCTTCCAGGTGGCCATGCACATCCTCAACAACGGGCGCTTCGGGATGGCCTCGGCGCTGGCCGGCACCATGCGTGGCGTCCTCCGCAAGGCG GTGGAGCACGCGGCCAACCGGCGCCAGTTCGGGAGCGCCCTGAGCAGCTTTGGCACCATCCAGGAGAAGCTGGCGCGCATGGCGATGCTGCTCTACGTGACcgag GCCATGGCTTATGTGCTGAGTGCCAACATGGACATGAAGGTGCCCGACTACCGCCTGGAGGCCGCCATCAGCAAGATCTTCGCCTCG GAGGCAGCCTGGACAGTGACTGATGAAGCCATCCAGATCCTGGGCGGGATGGGCTACATGAAG GAGACGGGAGTGGAGAAAGTCCTGCGAGACTTGAGGATCTTCCGCATCTTTGAGGGCACCAACGACATCCTCCGCCTGTTTGTGGCGCTGGGGGGCATGaag TATGCTGGAGAGGAGCTGCAGCGCCTGCAGAAGTCCCTCTCCAATCCGGTGGGGAAGGTGGAAGCCCTCTGCAAGGAGATTGTCATGAGAGCCAAGCG GAAAGTTGGGcttcccagtggcctctctctgcagGGCGATGTTCACCCAGACCTGGAGGACTGCGCGACTCTG GTCACCAAGGCCATTGATCTCTTTGGTGAAGCGGTTGAGAGCCTGCTGCTGAAATACGGAGCTGCAGTGGCAG ACCAGCAGTTCCACCTGAAGCGCGTGGCGGACTCTGCCATCGACATCTACGCCATGGCTGTGGCTCTCTCCAG GGCCAGCCGCTCTCTTTTGCTGAAGCAGCCGGCAGCGCAGCACGAGGAGCTCTTGTGCCGGACGTGGTGCCATGAGGCAAgcagtggggtgggaggaggaccCCCGTAG